Genomic DNA from Niabella ginsenosidivorans:
CAAAATTCATCATGAACGCGCAGGGCGCTTCGCCCAAAGGCGATTATCCCTTCGTAGGCACTTTTGATTTTACATCTTTAAAAAAGGAAAAACTGTGGCAGGCAAAAGACCCGTATTATGAAGTGCCGGTAAAACTGCTGCCACAACACAAAGGACTGGCCTTTGTGACCAGCCGCCAGAGCAATACCCAGCCGCCCAATTATTTTATTATAACCGGTAAAAAAGAAACGCCCCTTACCAGCTTCCCGGATCCGCAACCGGAGCTGCGCGATCTTAAAAAAGAAAAAGTCACCTATACCCGCAGGGATGGCATTCAGCTTACGGCCAATGTATATGTGTCAAAAAACTACGATCCGGCAAAGGATGGCAAGCTGCCGGTGATTATTGTGGCCTACCCGCGTGAGTATAAACAGGCTTCCGATGCGGCCCAGGTGCGCGGCAGCAAAAACACGTTCACACAAATCAACTACGGCAGCTTTGTGTTCTTTGCACTGGAAGGGTATGCCATTATGGACAATGCCGAGTTTCCCATTGTGGGCGAGGGTAGCAAGTACCCCAACGATAATTTTGTAGAGCAACTGGCGTGGAACGCCAAAGCCGCCATCGACAAAATTGCTTCCATGGGCATTGGAGATAGTACGCGCGTGGCCGTTGCAGGCCATAGTTATGGTGCGTTTATGACGGCCAATTTACTGGCACATACCCACCTGTTTAAAGCAGGCATTGCGCGCAGCGGGGCCTACAACCGCACCCTTACCCCGTTTGGGTTTCAGAACGAGGAGCGTACCTACTGGCAGGCGCCACAGGTGTACAACCGTATGAGCCCCTTTAGCTATGCAGATAAAATAAAAACGCCGCTGTTGCTCATCCACGGCGAAGCGGATAACAATCCCGGCACCTTCCCCATCCAGAGCGAGCGGCTCTTTAACGCCATTAAGGGGCACGGCGGCACCGTACGTTTTGTGCAATTGCCCTTTGAAGCGCACGGCTATGCCGCCAAAGAAAATCTCCTGCACCTGCTTTGGGAGGAATACCAGTGGCTGGAAAAATATGTAAAAAAAGAAAAATAATTTTTTGGGGCTGTCGGCTGTAGTGCCCGTGGCATCAGCAGTTCCGGCTGCCCATCGGCTACGGGCCATAAAACCTTCGCTACAGACAGCTTTTGTTTCATTCGCAAGCGTTTATAAATGCCTGTATCTTTTTTTAATTTCCCACTATAATCTCACGCCAAAAACCAAACTCAGCCGTTCCGTCAAGAAACTGCTCCGCCGTCTTTAGAAACGTTTGCATGTGCGGTGTCTGCATGTGCGGACCCGTAAAAATAGCTGCGCTATCCCAGTACTCAATAATTAACAATCGTTGCGGGTTCTTTGGATCGTCATGCACACGTATGCCGTGGCAGGCAGGTTCTTTATACATTACCATTTTGATGTTCTCTTCAAGCGCCTGCCTGGCCATATCAACTTTACCGGGTTGAATGGAGCATGTAATTACAACAGTAACCGGGTTGTTATTCATACTATTGCTAAAATTAAATTGTTAAGTGGCATCAATAAGATGAATTTGCTTCGTATAAAAACCAGTTACGATGGCCTTACTATTTCGTAATGCAGCTGAACAGTATGATCGTTTAGTTTTTTTACCTCCAGCAGTTTGAGTTTTACCTCAGCTTCAACCCCTTTTAACAAAGGCAGGCCACTGCCAAAAAGCACAGGCTCCATTACAAAGTAAATATCATCTACTACGCCTGCCTTTACAAACGCGCTTATAGTAGCAGTACCGCCAATAATAACGGCATGGGTGTGGCCCCTTTCTGTAAGCAACTGAACAATCTCAGCAGGATCGGCTTTTGTAAAAACCACCGTTGAATTGTCGGACCTTGCCGCTTCGTTGTTCGTTAACACAACCGTCGTACCTTCATGGGTAAGCGGCAGGTAATCGGGCGCCAGTATATCATAAGTAACCCGGCCCATGATCACGGCTTTGTAGTTTTGACAAATAGCCATCATACCCGCACCATATTCGGGCGACAGCCAATCAGGCACATTTCTTGTATTAGAGATCAACCCGTTTGCAGCCGCGGCTATGTAGATACTAATTTTCATATTTTGTATTTTTGACCGAAGTTCTTTATTCATCCTTTTATAAACAATGACTAACAAAATTGTTAGCCTTCATTTTCCAGTTATGAGAAAAAAGCAATCTTCCAATTATATCAACGAGCAATTTTTGTTTGAGACCTGTGAGCGCAACTCTGCTATCAGCATCGTAAGTGGCCGGTGGAAGTCACAAATTATCTATTATATTTCCCAGGGCAACAACCGCTTTCATCTTTTAAAGCAAAAGCTGCCGGCTATTTCTGAAACAGTACTGGCAAGACAATTAAAAGAGCTGGAATCACACGCCATTTTGGTAAAACGGGAAATGGCGGATACCGTTCCAACCGGCGTAAAATATTTGCTAACCAATAAGGGACTGGATCTGGTCCCGATTTTGGACAGCTTATGTAACTGGGGAAAGACTTATGCAGAAGGAAAGGAAATTTTTGTTCCTGCTGATTCAAACTTGACTTAAAGGAATGGGATGTAGATGCTGACTATCGCCCCATTGTCTTTGTTGCGCAAAAAAAAATTCAGGATGACGATATTTTATGGGTCGTCATCAGCCCAGTTTATAAATAAACTCTTCTATTTCCGCCTGCCGCGCATTGGCAAAACCTTTGTCCTTACCGATCTTTATAAAACCGCATTTCTCCAGAACCCTTTGGGAACCGAAATTGTCAAATGCCACCCGCCCGAGGATAGGCCGCGCCTTTTCAAGCCCCAGGAACTGTTTCAACGCAGTGGTACCGATCCCTTTGCCCCAGAAATTGCGGTCGATCCAGTAGGTGATCTCTGCATCACCTTCCAGTTCAAATTTTGAAATACTGCCGGCGATAATATTGTTCACCAGTATGGTGCGCATATGTACGGTAGGCTCCCTCAGTAATTTTGTATACTTATTTAAGTAGGCTGCTTTATCTGTTGGATCTTTAGGGGTAAAGGCCGCCAGGTGGATCGCTTCTTTATCCAGCTGGAAAATAAAGAACCGTTCCAGGTCAGCAATCACCGTTGGCTGCAATCCTATTTTAGTATCGTTTATCATTTATTAGGTTTTTTGCGGTTTATGTCCCAACCGTACTTGTTGTAACTTTTCCGGCACGTTTGTAATTGGCGAAGATAACATCAACTTATTGCACAATATGTTATTTCCAACCCGATAAACTGGAAGGAAGACCGGTTTCATCAATGATCGACTACAAATCTCCGGTTTCCCGCGTTTTGCATTACTTTGCAGCCGTTTTAAAAGAACAGCAGTATGCAGTATTTTGAGGGATCGGCTATTACCCACATTGCCGTGCATAAAGTGGGCAACCAATCGGAAGACGAGTACCTGACGCTTTCCAAAAAGGAACTGGCGGTGGACCCGGAGGTAAAGGATCTGATGACCCGCTATTTCCTGAACCCCTTTAAGTCAGAAGAATATTTCCAGTTTTACGCCGAGGGGCATATCAGCACCAACGAGGCCTGGAACTATGTTTCCGCCATTTTTGAAAAACCGGAACAAACCCTGGCCCAATCCAAAAACCTGGCCCAGCACCTGTACAACCAGGGAACACATCCTGGCATCAAAGGGGGTGAATTTTATGTAGTGTATTTTAAAGAAGGGTTACTGAACGGAGAAACGGTGGATGCCATCGGGCTGTTCAAATCGGAAAACAAAGAGCCCTTTTTGAAAGTATTTCCCGTGGAAGATGCTTTTGAGGTGGAAAGCGAGGAGGGCATCAACATCAACAAACTGGATAAGGGCTGCATGATCTTTAATACCGACAAAGAGAACGGTTATATTATTTCCATCGTAGATACGAAGAATAAATCGCCGGAAGCCCGCTACTGGACGGATAGTTTCCTGCGGATCCGGCAGCGGCAGGACCAGTATTTTAATACCGAAAGCACCATGGCCCTGTACAAATCCTATGTAGTAGACCATTTACCAGAACAGTACAACGTGACCAAGGCCGACCAGGCCGACCTGCTGAACCGGAGCCTCCAGTTTTTTAAGGAGAAACAGCATTTTGACCAGGAAACCTTTAACAACGAGGTGCTGCACCATAAAGAATACGTGGAAAGCTTTGACCGCTATAAGCAACACTATTCCGCCGAACGGGATATTGAAATAGCAGATAATTTCTCCATCTCCCCTGCAGCCGTAAAGCGGCAGAACCGGGCCTACAAAAGCGTAATTAAACTGGATAAGAATTTCCATATCTATATCCATGGCGACCGGAACATGATCGAGCATGGCGAGGACGATAAAGGCCGGTTTTACAAGTTGTATTTCCACAATGAAGAATAGCTTTAAAAAATTGCTTAAAAGCTAAAACGGCAAGAGCGGTTTGCAAGCGAAAAGAAAACCCAAACGGAACAAAGCCTGTACAGGAACGTGAGTAACAGGCAGGTTTGTTTGTATGTTTTAAAAGCGATCGCCCCGGTGATTGCTTTTTTTAATATATATTATTGGTTATTATCTGATAATTACAGGAATAAAGACGCCTGAAAGGGCTTTATCTCTTTTTTTGCTGGCTCCGTCTTAAAATTCAGGCAGTTCATCGAATAAATCTTAATATGATTTTTAAGGGCGCTAATTTTACAGCGGTTTAGAGGGCTTAAGAGTGGGCTACCGGATCTTTCTAGGTCATAGTATGCCCCTCTTATTTTTTTATACATAACTGATATTGAAATGATTACTTGCATAGAATAAAAAATCCTGCTGTAAAAACCAGCAGGATCACTTTCTTCAGACTCCCAGGAATTATTCTTCTATTTTTTCATCTTCCAGTCTGGAAACAACATCCGGCGCTACCTTTCTCATAGGATTCTGGCGCTGCTCACTATATTCTTTCCGTTGGCTGATAATGTCTGCACAAGAGTAAACGGCCTGTAAAAAAGAACCGGCATCTGCCTGATCTTTTCCTGCAATGTCAAATGCCACGCCATGATCCGGGGAAGTACGAACAATGTCCAGCCCTGCTGTATAGTTCACTCCCTCACCCTGGGCCAGTGATTTAAAGGGAATCAGCCCCTGGTCGTGATACATTGCCAGCACCGCATCAAATTTTGAATACTGGCCACGTGCAAAAAAGGCATCTGCGCTATAAGGTCCAAAAGCAAGGATTCCATTGTTTTTAGCCTGCCTGATTGCCGGCCCGATGATCGTTTGCTCTTCATTGCCTACAAGCCCTTCATCCCCCGCATGCGGGTTCAGCCCCAATACGGCTATGCGGGGTTTGCTGATGCCAAAATCCTTTTGCAGGCTGCTGTTTATGATCGCCAGCTTGCTTAAAATGGCTTCGCTGGTGATGTGCCGGGCAACTTCGCTTATGGGCACATGCTCGGTAACCAATGCAACGCGCATGTTATCCGCACAGAGCATCATTACAACATCCCTGGCCTGAAAGCTATCCCTTAAAAAAGGTGTATGGCCGGTGTAGGAAAAGCGCTCGCATTGAACATTTGCTTTATGAATGGGAGCCGTAACCAGCCCTTCTATCTTTTTTTCCTTTAAGGCCCCCACTGCTGCCTGAAGGGAGGACACTGCATACCGGCCTCCGGTTTCATTTAAGGTTCCGGGGGTAATATTTACTTCTTCGTCCCAGCAATTAAAGATAGTTACCTGTTTGGGGTTGATCTTATCCAGCTCTTTGGTATGGTAAAAGCTGAAATTACTTTCGTGAACGGTTTTACGGTAAAAGTTTACTACTTTATTGCTGGCAAAGACCACAGGTGTGCAAATATCCAGTAATCGCTGATCAGAAAAAGCCTTGATGATCAGTTCAATACCAATGCCATTAATATCCCCGCTGCTAATGCCAATAACGGGTTTTTGTTTATGTGTCATAGAATTTATGCTGATAAATTAAGGTGTGAAATTACGATAAAATTACGGGACAAAGGCACCGGCAGCCAAAGGACGGGTAAAAGCGGTTTTATAAAGACCAACAACGACAGATTTCCATAAGGGCCGGTATAAAAACAAAAAGAACCACAGCATTGGATTGCGAGCATTTTTGAATTATCCAGGAAAATGGCTGTTTTAGATGGATCCAAGATTATCCAGATCATCAAGGTCTTATACCTGCCTGCTTTTCTTTTTGCCTCAATAAGGTTGTTTTATGAATAGCCCCGTTTTAGATGCTGAAATAAATTCAGCACGATAAAAAGGGCTTTTAGGCCACCCCCACAAATGGCATATGTTGATACTACTTACTCAGGAACATGCTTCTGTCTTTATACAACTGGCGGAAGTAAGGATCCTTCAGGTCCCTGACAAAGCGAATGGCCTCGCCGGTGCTTTTCATTTCAGGTCCCAGTTCCTTATTCACTCCCGGGAACTTGTTGAAGCTGAACACCGGTTCTTTTATGGCATAACCATTCAGTTTTTTCTCTATTTTGAAATCGGTTAACTTATTGGCACCGATCATTACCTTAGTGGCAATGTTCAGGTAAGGGATCTGGTAGGCTTTTGCAATGAAAGGGGTGGTACGTGATGCACGAGGATTGGCCTCAATTACATAAACCGTTCCGTCCTTAATCGCAAACTGGATGTTGATCAGCCCGCGGATATTTAAAGCCTTTGCAATTTTTTCAGCATAATGCTCCATGGTAGTTACTTCCAGAGGTGAAAGGTTGAAAGCGGG
This window encodes:
- a CDS encoding putative quinol monooxygenase → MNNNPVTVVITCSIQPGKVDMARQALEENIKMVMYKEPACHGIRVHDDPKNPQRLLIIEYWDSAAIFTGPHMQTPHMQTFLKTAEQFLDGTAEFGFWREIIVGN
- a CDS encoding dihydrofolate reductase family protein yields the protein MKISIYIAAAANGLISNTRNVPDWLSPEYGAGMMAICQNYKAVIMGRVTYDILAPDYLPLTHEGTTVVLTNNEAARSDNSTVVFTKADPAEIVQLLTERGHTHAVIIGGTATISAFVKAGVVDDIYFVMEPVLFGSGLPLLKGVEAEVKLKLLEVKKLNDHTVQLHYEIVRPS
- a CDS encoding winged helix-turn-helix transcriptional regulator, with translation MRKKQSSNYINEQFLFETCERNSAISIVSGRWKSQIIYYISQGNNRFHLLKQKLPAISETVLARQLKELESHAILVKREMADTVPTGVKYLLTNKGLDLVPILDSLCNWGKTYAEGKEIFVPADSNLT
- a CDS encoding GNAT family N-acetyltransferase, with amino-acid sequence MINDTKIGLQPTVIADLERFFIFQLDKEAIHLAAFTPKDPTDKAAYLNKYTKLLREPTVHMRTILVNNIIAGSISKFELEGDAEITYWIDRNFWGKGIGTTALKQFLGLEKARPILGRVAFDNFGSQRVLEKCGFIKIGKDKGFANARQAEIEEFIYKLG
- a CDS encoding nucleoid-associated protein, which translates into the protein MQYFEGSAITHIAVHKVGNQSEDEYLTLSKKELAVDPEVKDLMTRYFLNPFKSEEYFQFYAEGHISTNEAWNYVSAIFEKPEQTLAQSKNLAQHLYNQGTHPGIKGGEFYVVYFKEGLLNGETVDAIGLFKSENKEPFLKVFPVEDAFEVESEEGININKLDKGCMIFNTDKENGYIISIVDTKNKSPEARYWTDSFLRIRQRQDQYFNTESTMALYKSYVVDHLPEQYNVTKADQADLLNRSLQFFKEKQHFDQETFNNEVLHHKEYVESFDRYKQHYSAERDIEIADNFSISPAAVKRQNRAYKSVIKLDKNFHIYIHGDRNMIEHGEDDKGRFYKLYFHNEE
- the pdxA gene encoding 4-hydroxythreonine-4-phosphate dehydrogenase PdxA — protein: MTHKQKPVIGISSGDINGIGIELIIKAFSDQRLLDICTPVVFASNKVVNFYRKTVHESNFSFYHTKELDKINPKQVTIFNCWDEEVNITPGTLNETGGRYAVSSLQAAVGALKEKKIEGLVTAPIHKANVQCERFSYTGHTPFLRDSFQARDVVMMLCADNMRVALVTEHVPISEVARHITSEAILSKLAIINSSLQKDFGISKPRIAVLGLNPHAGDEGLVGNEEQTIIGPAIRQAKNNGILAFGPYSADAFFARGQYSKFDAVLAMYHDQGLIPFKSLAQGEGVNYTAGLDIVRTSPDHGVAFDIAGKDQADAGSFLQAVYSCADIISQRKEYSEQRQNPMRKVAPDVVSRLEDEKIEE